Proteins encoded together in one Anopheles darlingi chromosome 3, idAnoDarlMG_H_01, whole genome shotgun sequence window:
- the LOC125957754 gene encoding eukaryotic translation initiation factor 5, producing the protein MATVNVNRNVTDIFYRYKMPRINAKVEGKGNGIKTVIVNMAEVARAIGRPATYPTKYFGCELGAQTQFDYKNERFIVNGSHDATKLQDLLDGFIRKFVLCPECDNPETDLIVSSKKGTISQGCKACGFHGPLEVNHKVNTFIIKNPPNVNPASQGASLTEGKRSKRTKKGENGDESSGNLNVTATNGTGATNGDGEATNGDESPNESISTPATPAIDDEDEVNWTVDTSEEAVRARMQDLTDGAKNMTVSDDFDKTEKERMDIFYELVKRKRDAGELDSVQVHKELATEAGRLDIQSKSTLVLAELLLTANIIQEGRKYRNLLLRFTHEDKKAQKYFMGGLELIIALHADELMPKVPVILKLFYDSDILDEKVILDWSQKVSKKYVSKDVAAQIHERAKPFIQWLQEAEEEESSEEEDDSDVEIEYDDRAKVDSLRNKQPAKPEPKKAAAAAQEDDEGEDLNIDDI; encoded by the exons ATGGCTACCGTCAACGTAAACCGTAATGTCACCGACATCTTCTACCGGTACAAGATGCCTCGCATCAATGCGAAGGTAGAAGGCAAGGGTAACGGCATCAAGACGGTCATCGTGAACATGGCCGAGGTTGCTCGGGCCATTGGCCGTCCTGCAACCTATCCGACCAAGTACTTTGGATGCGAGCTCGGTGCTCAGACGCAATTCGACTACAAG AACGAACGATTCATTGTGAATGGTTCGCATGATGCGACGAAGCTGCAGGATCTGCTTGACGGCTTCATTCGCAAGTTCGTGCTCTGCCCGGAGTGCGACAATCCGGAAACCGATCTCATCGTATCGTCGAAGAAGGGAACCATTTCGCAGGGTTGCAAGGCTTGCGGTTTCCATGGGCCACTCGAGGTGAACCATAAGGTGAACACGTTCATTATCAAGAACCCACCGAACGTGAACCCGGCAAGCCAGGGAGCGTCGCTGACCGAAGGTAAGCGCAGCAAGCGCACCAAGAAGGGCGAGAACGGTGACGAATCGTCTGGCAACCTGAACGTCACGGCCACCAATGGTACCGGTGCAACGAATGGAGATGGCGAGGCCACGAACGGGGATGAATCGCCGAACGAATCGATCTCTACCCCGGCTACACCGGCTAttgatgacgaggacgaggttaACTGGACCGTCGACACGTCGGAGGAAGCTGTACGCGCTCGCATGCAGGATCTGACGGACGGAGCGAAGAACATGACGGTGTCGGATGACTTCGACAAGACGGAAAAGGAGCGCATGGACATTTTCTACGAGCTGGTCAAGAGAAAGCGCGACGCGGGCGAGTTGGATAGTGTGCAGGTGCACAAGGAGTTGGCTACCGAGGCGGGCCGTCTCGACATCCAGTCGAAGTCGACTCTGGTGCTGGCTGAGTTGCTGCTGACGGCTAACATCATTCAGGAAGGCCGCAAGTACCGCAATCTGCTGCTTCGTTTCACGCACGAGGACAAAAAGGCGCAGAAGTACTTCATGGGCGGACTCGAATTGATCATTGCACTGCACGCCGATGAGCTGATGCCGAAGGTGCCCGTCATCCTGAAGCTGTTCTACGACAGTGACATCCTGGACGAGAAGGTAATTCTGGATTGGTCGCAGAAGGTTAGCAAGAAGTACGTCTCGAAGGATGTTGCCGCGCAGATTCACGAGCGTGCCAAGCCCTTCATCCAGTGGCTGCAGGAggcggaagaggaggaatcgtcggaggaagaggacgattCGGACGTTGAGATCGAGTATGACGATCGCGCAAAGGTGGACTCGCTGCGCAACAAGCAGCCGGCGAAGCCAGAGCCGAAgaaggctgccgctgccgcacAGGAAGATGATGAGGGCGAGGATCTGAACATCGACGATATCTAA